In one window of Desulfonatronospira thiodismutans ASO3-1 DNA:
- a CDS encoding cobyrinate a,c-diamide synthase, which yields MINGLLHQQSFPRITISGLRGGSGKTIISLALTWLFTQQGFKVKAFKKGPDYIDAKWLSLASGQHASNLDPFLFSTSRIKFFFSSFAGTHDLAVIEGNRGLFDGMDTRGSCSTSELARILESPVLLVLDCTKVTRTTAAIVQGCAMFEENLDLAGVILNQTAGARHRDITRRSIEKYTDVPVLGALPKLKDTPIPERHMGLISSQEYQGQDEIFRALGKVVQDNIDVELVLNIAGTAPACTKTQNHVQEVSSGPPKEEAVIGVVRDRALWFYYQENLDALRQQGAKLVELSLLTPEDWPRIHGLYLGGGFPETSARELSVNVAARQKVKDLADQGLPIYAECGGFMYLAESLHYEGEDFDMAGVFNVQTRVYKKPQGHGYIRAGIIEPNPFYSTGDTIVGHEFHYSRCLSLTPEARFCMRMERGTGMADYKDGLLYRNVLAGYAHVHAFSVENWAVNFVRAAGIFREHVQKSTGPCPDIVCK from the coding sequence GTGATTAATGGCCTTTTGCACCAGCAGAGTTTTCCCAGAATAACCATATCCGGCCTCAGGGGAGGCTCCGGAAAAACCATAATCAGCTTGGCCCTGACCTGGTTGTTTACACAGCAGGGCTTTAAAGTTAAAGCTTTCAAGAAGGGCCCGGATTATATAGACGCTAAGTGGCTTTCACTGGCCTCAGGTCAGCATGCGTCCAATCTGGACCCTTTTCTCTTTTCCACCTCGCGCATAAAATTCTTTTTTTCCTCCTTTGCCGGCACCCATGACCTGGCTGTTATTGAGGGCAACCGCGGCCTCTTTGACGGCATGGACACCCGGGGGTCGTGCTCTACTTCCGAGCTGGCCAGGATTCTTGAGTCACCGGTGCTTCTGGTTCTGGACTGCACCAAGGTCACCAGGACCACTGCGGCCATTGTCCAGGGCTGCGCCATGTTCGAGGAGAACCTGGATCTGGCAGGAGTAATCCTTAACCAGACTGCAGGGGCCAGGCACAGAGACATTACCCGGCGAAGTATAGAAAAGTATACTGATGTACCTGTTCTGGGCGCACTGCCCAAGCTTAAAGACACTCCCATTCCGGAAAGACATATGGGGCTTATCTCCAGCCAGGAGTACCAGGGACAGGACGAGATATTCAGGGCCCTGGGCAAAGTGGTCCAGGACAATATCGATGTTGAACTGGTCCTGAACATTGCCGGTACTGCACCAGCCTGCACCAAGACGCAGAATCATGTCCAGGAGGTTTCATCAGGCCCTCCCAAGGAAGAAGCCGTCATCGGAGTGGTCCGGGACAGGGCGCTTTGGTTCTACTATCAGGAAAACCTGGATGCCCTCAGGCAGCAGGGGGCAAAACTGGTGGAACTGAGCCTGCTCACCCCTGAAGACTGGCCCCGGATACACGGGCTTTATCTGGGAGGAGGTTTTCCCGAGACCTCCGCCCGGGAGCTTTCAGTCAATGTCGCTGCCAGGCAAAAAGTAAAGGATCTGGCTGACCAGGGCCTGCCCATCTATGCTGAATGCGGCGGCTTCATGTATCTGGCCGAAAGTCTTCACTATGAAGGGGAGGATTTCGACATGGCCGGGGTGTTCAATGTCCAGACCAGGGTATATAAAAAACCCCAGGGGCACGGGTATATCCGGGCAGGCATCATTGAGCCCAATCCTTTCTATTCCACCGGCGATACCATTGTAGGCCACGAGTTTCACTATTCCAGGTGCCTCTCCCTGACTCCTGAGGCCAGGTTCTGCATGCGCATGGAGCGCGGCACCGGCATGGCCGACTACAAGGACGGACTTCTGTACAGAAATGTCCTGGCAGGCTATGCCCACGTACATGCCTTCAGCGTTGAAAACTGGGCGGTCAATTTCGTCCGTGCGGCCGGGATATTCAGGGAACATGTCCAGAAAAGCACTGGTCCCTGTCCGGATATTGTCTGCAAATAA
- a CDS encoding dissimilatory sulfite reductase D family protein: MDKEAAKQEIINFLESKSGSKTKFYFNDFTKIFPDMKAREVKKLLSELVQEEKLVYWSSGSTTMYGMKGAGKTAEG; the protein is encoded by the coding sequence ATGGACAAAGAAGCTGCAAAACAGGAAATTATCAATTTTCTGGAGTCCAAGTCAGGATCAAAGACCAAGTTCTATTTCAATGACTTTACCAAGATTTTTCCGGATATGAAGGCCAGAGAAGTAAAGAAGCTCCTGAGCGAACTGGTTCAGGAAGAAAAGCTGGTTTACTGGTCCAGCGGCAGTACCACCATGTACGGCATGAAGGGAGCCGGCAAGACCGCAGAAGGCTAA
- the dsrB gene encoding dissimilatory-type sulfite reductase subunit beta: MAFISSGYNPDKPMEDRITDIGPRHYSEFLPPVIKNNKGKWLWHEILEPGVLMHKAESGDEVYTVRCGSPRLMGTETLREALEIADKHCDGYLRFTTRNNIEFMVDSKDKVQPLKDDLQSRKHEGGSYKFPVGGTGAGLTNIVHTQGWIHCHTPASDASGTVKVVMDELFEEFQQMRFPAQLRISMACCLNMCGAVHCSDIAILGYHRKPPIIDHKEVENLCEIPLAVAACPTAAIRPAKTTITDDRTGEEKTVKTVAIKNERCMFCGNCYTMCPALPLTDAEGDGLVIMAGGKVSNRISEPKFSKVVVAFIPNETPRWPSLAKCMRQLVDAYVKGAKKYERFGDWAERIGWERFFEVTGLEFTHHLIDDFRDPAYYTWRQTTNFKF, from the coding sequence ATGGCTTTTATTTCATCCGGATACAATCCAGACAAGCCGATGGAAGATCGCATTACCGACATCGGCCCCAGGCATTATTCAGAGTTTTTGCCTCCGGTAATCAAAAACAACAAAGGCAAATGGCTGTGGCATGAGATCCTGGAGCCAGGCGTACTCATGCACAAGGCTGAAAGTGGTGACGAGGTTTACACCGTGCGCTGCGGCTCTCCCCGCCTTATGGGTACAGAAACCCTGCGCGAGGCCCTGGAGATCGCAGACAAGCACTGTGACGGCTACCTGCGCTTCACTACCCGCAACAATATCGAGTTCATGGTGGACAGCAAGGACAAGGTCCAGCCCCTCAAGGACGACCTGCAAAGCCGCAAGCATGAAGGCGGCAGCTACAAGTTCCCCGTGGGCGGAACTGGTGCCGGCTTGACCAATATCGTTCATACTCAGGGATGGATTCACTGTCACACTCCGGCCTCGGACGCCTCAGGCACAGTCAAGGTAGTCATGGACGAGCTGTTCGAGGAATTTCAGCAGATGAGGTTCCCGGCTCAGCTGCGCATCTCCATGGCCTGCTGCCTGAACATGTGCGGTGCTGTGCACTGCTCGGATATCGCTATCCTGGGCTATCACCGCAAGCCGCCCATCATCGACCACAAAGAGGTGGAAAACCTCTGCGAGATTCCCCTGGCAGTAGCTGCATGTCCTACAGCGGCTATCCGCCCCGCCAAGACCACCATCACCGATGACCGCACCGGTGAGGAAAAGACAGTCAAGACCGTGGCCATCAAGAACGAGCGCTGCATGTTCTGCGGCAACTGCTACACCATGTGCCCGGCTCTGCCCCTGACCGACGCCGAAGGCGACGGACTGGTCATCATGGCCGGTGGAAAGGTATCCAACCGTATCAGTGAGCCCAAGTTCTCCAAGGTGGTTGTGGCCTTCATTCCCAACGAGACCCCGCGCTGGCCTTCATTGGCCAAGTGCATGCGCCAACTGGTGGACGCCTACGTCAAGGGTGCCAAAAAGTACGAGAGGTTCGGCGACTGGGCCGAGCGCATCGGCTGGGAGCGCTTCTTTGAAGTTACCGGTCTGGAATTCACCCATCATCTCATTGATGATTTCCGTGATCCGGCTTACTACACCTGGAGACAGACCACCAACTTCAAGTTCTAA